One part of the Nostoc sp. PCC 7120 = FACHB-418 genome encodes these proteins:
- a CDS encoding glycosyltransferase family 4 protein translates to MPAQIYHLIAFLVAAVVVLWTTPDVRKIGIKSGRVDRPGDRKIHDRPMVRLGGVSIFAGTIISLMVVWWLGGFNNLSPEKEWQIWGVTLGGLGFFLIGLADDLLTLSPLGRLLIQVIVAAGAWKAGVSIDFISIPTMGIVDLNFLSLPITVIWLVGMVNAINWIDGLDGLAAGVSGIAAVVMLLVSLFMHQPAAALIAAALAGAALGFLRYNFNPAQIFMGDGGSYFMGFTLAAVGVIGLVKIPAFTAVILPYLILAVPIVDMSAVILSRIRQGKLPWVADKRHLHHRLLQAGLSHRWTVLFIYSLTLWVGSLALVVAGVPSSIAYAGGSTSLLSYVIWRAWRVSQQK, encoded by the coding sequence ATGCCTGCTCAGATTTATCATCTGATTGCCTTCTTGGTGGCGGCGGTAGTCGTTCTCTGGACTACGCCCGATGTCAGAAAAATTGGTATAAAAAGTGGACGTGTTGACCGCCCTGGCGATCGCAAAATCCATGACCGTCCGATGGTGCGTCTGGGAGGAGTTTCTATCTTCGCAGGTACAATAATTTCCTTAATGGTTGTTTGGTGGCTAGGTGGGTTTAACAATCTCTCACCAGAAAAAGAATGGCAAATTTGGGGTGTTACCTTAGGTGGTTTAGGCTTTTTTCTCATCGGTCTAGCCGACGATTTATTAACCCTGTCTCCCTTGGGACGCTTGTTGATACAAGTGATTGTTGCTGCTGGTGCATGGAAAGCCGGTGTCAGCATCGATTTCATTAGCATCCCCACGATGGGAATAGTTGACCTTAACTTTCTCAGTTTGCCCATCACCGTTATCTGGTTGGTAGGCATGGTAAACGCCATCAACTGGATTGACGGTTTAGATGGGTTAGCGGCTGGGGTATCGGGAATTGCGGCTGTGGTGATGCTGCTTGTGTCTTTGTTTATGCACCAACCGGCAGCAGCGTTAATTGCAGCAGCTTTAGCTGGCGCAGCCTTGGGATTTCTCCGCTATAACTTCAACCCCGCTCAAATTTTTATGGGTGATGGTGGTTCCTATTTTATGGGCTTCACCTTAGCTGCTGTGGGTGTCATTGGTTTGGTAAAAATTCCGGCTTTTACAGCAGTTATTTTGCCTTATTTAATTCTGGCCGTTCCCATTGTCGATATGTCAGCCGTGATTCTCTCTCGCATCCGCCAGGGTAAATTGCCTTGGGTTGCTGATAAACGCCATCTCCACCACCGATTGTTACAAGCTGGTTTATCTCATCGCTGGACGGTTTTGTTTATTTATTCCTTAACTTTGTGGGTGGGGAGTTTAGCGTTAGTTGTGGCTGGTGTACCTAGCAGTATTGCTTACGCTGGTGGTTCAACATCCCTATTAAGTTACGTTATTTGGCGAGCTTGGAGGGTTTCTCAGCAAAAGTGA
- a CDS encoding DedA family protein encodes MSLELILLENIQEFAHQYGYWAIFLGILLENLGLPIPGETVTLVGGFLAGSDELSYWLVLGVAVTGAVIGANCGYWIGKLGGWPFLLQIGKIFRISEEKLLNIKEQFSQNAAKAVFFGRFFALLRIFAAPLAGIAEMPFGKFFAYNLAGATAWASLMVTLAFFAGKVISLEQLVAWVGQFAIVAVLILAALILVPIWLESRQVKRAAGE; translated from the coding sequence ATGTCTCTTGAGCTGATTTTACTAGAAAACATTCAGGAGTTTGCCCATCAGTACGGTTACTGGGCTATTTTCCTAGGAATTTTACTAGAAAATTTGGGTCTTCCCATCCCCGGTGAAACCGTAACTCTAGTGGGTGGCTTTTTGGCTGGCAGTGATGAATTGAGTTACTGGCTGGTTCTCGGTGTCGCCGTTACCGGAGCCGTAATTGGCGCTAATTGCGGCTACTGGATTGGTAAACTAGGCGGCTGGCCTTTCTTGCTGCAAATAGGGAAAATTTTTCGGATATCTGAAGAAAAACTATTAAATATCAAAGAACAATTTAGTCAAAATGCTGCTAAAGCTGTGTTTTTTGGCCGCTTTTTTGCGTTATTAAGAATTTTTGCGGCACCCTTGGCTGGTATAGCTGAAATGCCTTTTGGAAAATTCTTTGCATATAACCTAGCCGGAGCAACCGCTTGGGCTAGTCTGATGGTAACATTAGCCTTTTTTGCGGGTAAAGTTATCTCCCTTGAACAGTTGGTAGCCTGGGTCGGTCAATTTGCAATTGTAGCTGTGCTAATACTTGCGGCATTGATTCTCGTGCCTATATGGTTGGAATCGCGCCAGGTTAAACGTGCGGCTGGGGAATAG
- the glyA gene encoding serine hydroxymethyltransferase encodes MTRTNSDFLTNSDPAIAGLINQELQRQRDHLELIASENFTSAAVLAAQGSVLTNKYAEGLPGKRYYGGCEFIDKIEQIAIDRAKQLFGADHANVQPHSGAQANFAVFLTLLKPGDKIMGMDLSHGGHLTHGSPVNVSGKWFQVCHYGVSQQTEQLDYDQIRELALRERPKLLICGYSAYPRIIDFEKFRSIADEVGAYLLADIAHIAGLVATGLHPNPLPYCDVVTTTTHKTLRGPRGGLILTRDAELGKKLDKSVFPGTQGGPLEHVIAGKAVAFGEALKPEFQGYSAQVIDNARTLANQLQTRGLKLVSDGTDNHLMLVDLRSVNMTGKRADQLVSEVNITANKNTVPFDPQSPFVTSGLRLGSPAMTTRGMGEAEFTEIGNIIADRLLNPDSDTVAQDCKRRVAALCDRFPLYPHLEIPVPVLA; translated from the coding sequence GTGACTAGAACAAATTCAGATTTTCTCACTAATTCTGATCCAGCGATCGCCGGATTGATTAATCAAGAACTCCAACGTCAACGCGACCACTTGGAGTTAATCGCCAGTGAAAACTTCACCTCTGCGGCTGTCTTGGCGGCTCAGGGTTCAGTATTGACAAATAAATACGCTGAGGGACTGCCTGGGAAGCGCTACTACGGTGGTTGTGAGTTTATCGATAAAATTGAGCAAATAGCTATTGATCGTGCTAAACAGCTATTTGGTGCAGATCATGCCAACGTCCAACCCCATTCTGGCGCACAAGCCAATTTTGCCGTCTTCCTGACTTTACTCAAACCAGGAGACAAAATCATGGGGATGGATTTGTCTCATGGTGGACACCTCACCCACGGTTCCCCGGTGAATGTTTCCGGGAAGTGGTTCCAAGTTTGTCACTACGGTGTGAGCCAACAAACAGAACAATTAGACTACGACCAAATTCGTGAGCTGGCGCTGAGGGAGCGTCCTAAGCTTTTGATTTGCGGTTATTCTGCTTATCCCCGGATTATTGACTTTGAAAAATTCCGCAGCATCGCCGATGAAGTTGGTGCTTACTTGCTGGCTGATATTGCCCACATTGCAGGTTTAGTCGCAACTGGACTGCATCCTAACCCACTACCTTATTGTGATGTAGTCACAACCACCACCCATAAAACCCTCCGTGGCCCCAGAGGTGGTTTAATTTTGACCCGTGACGCAGAACTCGGTAAAAAATTGGATAAATCCGTTTTCCCTGGAACTCAAGGCGGCCCTTTAGAACACGTCATTGCTGGGAAAGCAGTTGCTTTTGGTGAAGCCTTAAAACCAGAATTTCAAGGCTATTCAGCCCAAGTAATTGATAATGCCCGTACATTAGCCAATCAACTCCAGACTCGCGGATTGAAGCTGGTATCTGATGGTACGGATAACCATTTAATGCTCGTAGATTTACGGTCTGTGAACATGACGGGTAAACGAGCAGACCAGCTAGTGAGTGAAGTAAATATCACCGCTAATAAAAATACGGTTCCCTTCGATCCCCAATCACCATTTGTTACCAGTGGTTTGCGCTTGGGTTCACCAGCCATGACCACACGGGGAATGGGAGAGGCGGAATTTACCGAAATTGGTAACATTATCGCCGATCGCCTACTCAACCCAGATTCAGACACAGTCGCTCAAGATTGTAAACGTCGGGTAGCCGCATTGTGCGATCGCTTCCCCTTATATCCGCACTTAGAAATTCCTGTACCAGTCTTAGCGTAG
- a CDS encoding STAS domain-containing protein, which yields MTLTQEPQVVLFKPQGSIDLQGGLALTEQMTQAGSQPHQLWVLDLAEVDFMDSSGLVSLVKGLTSARQLGCRLVLCNVQTPVRLILELTQLDSVFEIFDTYEEILTLVNDNSFALVS from the coding sequence ATGACACTCACTCAAGAACCACAAGTAGTTTTGTTTAAGCCCCAAGGCAGTATAGACTTGCAAGGTGGCTTGGCTTTGACTGAACAGATGACTCAGGCAGGGTCTCAACCGCATCAACTTTGGGTACTTGATTTAGCGGAGGTAGATTTTATGGATAGCTCCGGATTAGTTTCACTAGTAAAAGGACTTACTTCAGCGCGCCAACTTGGTTGTCGCTTGGTTTTATGCAACGTACAAACTCCAGTCCGATTGATTTTAGAACTGACTCAGCTAGACTCTGTATTTGAAATTTTCGATACCTACGAAGAAATTCTAACCCTCGTCAACGATAACAGTTTTGCTTTAGTAAGCTAA
- a CDS encoding argininosuccinate synthase, with amino-acid sequence MGRAKKVVLAYSGGVDTSVCIPYLKQEWGVEEVITLAADLGQGDELEPIREKALKSGASESLVADVKESFIKDYAFPAIQANALYENRYPLGTALARPLIAKILVEAAAKYGADAIAHGCTGKGNDQVRFDVSCTALNPNLKILAPAREWGMSREATIAYGEKFGIPSPVKKSSPYSIDKNLLGRSIEAGALEDPKFEPPEEIYEMTKAIADTPNEPEYIEIGFTQGLPTTLNGIPKDPVALIQELNQVVGSHGVGRIDMIENRLVGIKSREIYESPAMLVLIPAHRDLESLTLTADVSHYKRGIEETYSQIVYNGLWYSPLKAALDAFIQKTQERVSGTVRVKLFKGNATIVGRWSDSSLYTPDLATYGAEDQFDHKAAEGFIYVWGLPTRIWAQQDRG; translated from the coding sequence ATGGGTCGCGCCAAAAAGGTTGTTCTGGCATATTCTGGTGGAGTAGATACCTCCGTTTGCATCCCCTATCTCAAACAAGAGTGGGGAGTAGAAGAGGTAATTACCCTAGCAGCAGATTTAGGCCAGGGAGATGAATTAGAACCAATCCGAGAAAAAGCACTAAAATCAGGTGCAAGTGAATCCCTCGTAGCGGATGTCAAAGAAAGTTTTATTAAAGATTATGCTTTTCCCGCGATACAGGCCAACGCCCTCTACGAAAATCGCTATCCGCTAGGAACTGCTTTAGCCCGTCCGTTAATTGCTAAGATATTGGTCGAAGCTGCGGCAAAATACGGTGCTGATGCGATCGCACATGGTTGTACAGGTAAGGGTAATGATCAGGTGCGCTTTGATGTCTCTTGTACTGCACTCAATCCTAATTTGAAGATCCTCGCCCCGGCGCGGGAATGGGGAATGAGCAGAGAAGCAACCATCGCCTATGGTGAAAAGTTTGGCATCCCCTCACCCGTGAAAAAGTCTTCGCCTTACAGCATTGATAAAAATTTACTTGGTCGTAGTATTGAAGCTGGTGCGTTGGAAGATCCCAAATTTGAGCCACCAGAAGAAATCTATGAAATGACAAAGGCGATCGCCGACACCCCCAATGAGCCAGAATACATTGAAATAGGTTTTACTCAAGGTCTGCCAACTACACTCAACGGTATACCTAAAGACCCTGTAGCACTCATTCAAGAACTCAATCAGGTGGTAGGAAGTCACGGTGTCGGACGCATCGACATGATTGAAAACCGATTAGTGGGAATCAAATCACGAGAGATTTACGAATCTCCGGCAATGTTGGTGCTAATTCCAGCCCACAGAGACCTAGAAAGCCTGACATTAACCGCCGATGTTAGCCACTACAAACGAGGTATTGAAGAGACCTACAGCCAAATAGTTTACAACGGTCTGTGGTACAGCCCCCTGAAAGCCGCCTTAGATGCCTTTATTCAAAAGACCCAAGAACGGGTGTCAGGAACTGTCAGAGTGAAACTATTCAAAGGTAACGCCACCATAGTCGGACGCTGGAGCGATAGTTCACTCTACACCCCCGATTTAGCAACCTACGGCGCTGAAGACCAATTTGACCACAAAGCCGCCGAAGGCTTCATTTACGTTTGGGGATTACCAACTCGTATCTGGGCGCAGCAGGATAGAGGTTAA
- the ndhL gene encoding NAD(P)H-quinone oxidoreductase subunit L yields MIVPLLYLALAGAYLLVVPVALLFYLKLRWYVVSSIERTFMYFLVFLFFPGLLVLSPFVNLRPRPRKIEV; encoded by the coding sequence ATGATTGTACCCCTGCTATATCTGGCTTTAGCCGGAGCTTATTTATTAGTTGTCCCCGTCGCTTTACTGTTTTACTTAAAGCTGCGCTGGTATGTGGTTAGCTCTATTGAGCGCACCTTTATGTATTTTCTGGTGTTTTTGTTCTTTCCAGGGTTATTGGTTTTATCCCCATTTGTAAACCTGCGCCCCCGTCCACGAAAAATCGAAGTTTAA
- a CDS encoding Tic20 family protein: MTWRGSTTIKDRIFACLPYLLPLIEVFAFGEFLLRQFPVLQLLFLPLIPLLRIYYGVRYAGLIIFFVLWLLVVRNEKINHFIRFNTMQAILLDIIIFLFSILTDIVGLIPTGGFAIQTLYTTIFIGIIAAVVYSVANSLLGRYAEIPAISDAVYMQVR; this comes from the coding sequence ATGACATGGCGCGGGTCTACAACCATCAAAGATAGAATTTTTGCTTGTTTACCTTATCTGCTTCCTCTAATTGAAGTGTTTGCCTTTGGTGAGTTTTTGTTGAGACAGTTTCCAGTTTTGCAACTACTGTTTCTGCCCCTCATTCCACTATTGAGAATTTATTACGGCGTTCGCTATGCTGGACTGATTATTTTCTTTGTTTTGTGGTTATTGGTAGTGAGGAATGAAAAAATTAATCATTTTATTCGTTTCAACACAATGCAAGCCATATTGTTAGACATCATTATATTTTTGTTTAGCATCCTCACAGATATAGTTGGATTGATTCCTACTGGGGGCTTTGCCATACAAACCCTATACACAACTATTTTCATCGGCATCATTGCTGCTGTGGTCTATTCTGTGGCTAACTCTTTGTTGGGACGTTACGCAGAAATTCCCGCCATTTCTGATGCTGTTTATATGCAGGTGCGCTAG
- the trpA gene encoding tryptophan synthase subunit alpha, with amino-acid sequence MTAISDRFETLKQNQECALIPFITAGDPDLETTAAALKILDSNGADFIELGIPYSDPLADGPVIQAAATRALQNGTKLERVLEMLKATIPSLRAPIILFTYYNPILHRGIDKFLEQIAAVGVAGLVVPDLPLEEAAGLLKPATERGIDLILLIAPTSSSERIEAIAHSSQGFIYLVSVTGVTGVRSQVEVRVSDLLRQIRQVTDKPIAVGFGISQPEQATQVKEWGADGAIVGSAFVQRLSAGTPAEGLSAIAEFCQSLKAAIKTS; translated from the coding sequence ATGACCGCCATTTCCGATCGCTTTGAAACCCTCAAACAGAATCAAGAGTGCGCTCTAATTCCGTTTATTACTGCTGGTGATCCTGATTTAGAAACTACAGCCGCAGCCTTAAAGATTTTAGATAGCAATGGTGCTGATTTTATCGAATTGGGTATCCCTTATTCAGATCCTTTGGCAGATGGACCAGTAATTCAAGCAGCCGCTACCCGCGCTTTACAAAATGGTACAAAGCTGGAAAGGGTACTGGAGATGTTAAAAGCTACTATTCCCAGTTTAAGAGCGCCAATTATTTTATTTACCTACTACAATCCCATTTTGCATCGGGGAATTGACAAGTTTCTGGAACAAATCGCGGCGGTTGGTGTAGCCGGTTTAGTAGTGCCTGATTTACCGCTAGAAGAGGCCGCAGGACTACTTAAACCGGCTACTGAACGGGGGATTGATTTAATTCTATTGATTGCCCCTACAAGTTCATCTGAGCGAATAGAAGCGATCGCTCATTCTTCTCAAGGGTTCATCTATTTGGTCAGTGTCACAGGTGTTACAGGGGTGCGATCGCAAGTAGAAGTCCGTGTATCTGATTTATTACGACAAATTCGTCAGGTCACAGACAAGCCCATTGCTGTAGGTTTCGGCATTTCTCAACCAGAACAAGCCACCCAGGTGAAAGAGTGGGGAGCCGATGGGGCAATTGTCGGGAGCGCCTTTGTCCAACGTTTAAGCGCAGGAACACCAGCAGAAGGACTCAGTGCGATCGCGGAATTTTGTCAAAGTCTGAAGGCAGCCATCAAAACATCTTGA
- the rpsF gene encoding 30S ribosomal protein S6 produces the protein MSTVYETLYILRPDLTDEQVELAIAKYQNLLQEQGATDLEVQNRGKRRLAYEIKKQRDGFYVQFNYNAPGKAIAILERAMRLSEEVIRYLTVKQEVTKEKEDKVAVTA, from the coding sequence ATGTCCACAGTTTACGAAACCTTATACATCCTACGTCCTGACCTGACAGATGAACAGGTGGAACTAGCGATCGCCAAATATCAAAACCTGCTACAAGAACAAGGCGCAACTGATCTCGAAGTGCAAAATCGGGGTAAGCGCCGCCTAGCCTATGAAATCAAAAAGCAGCGTGATGGTTTCTACGTGCAGTTTAACTACAATGCACCAGGAAAAGCGATCGCCATTTTAGAACGTGCCATGCGTTTGAGCGAAGAAGTAATTCGTTACTTAACAGTTAAGCAAGAAGTAACAAAAGAAAAAGAAGACAAAGTTGCTGTCACCGCTTAA
- a CDS encoding DUF3007 family protein — MRRIDAIGIGIGIFIVGGLAYLGFQLFGLDGQQAGIWSQVLLVIGLIGWLATYVLRAVGKNLTYHQQREDYEEAFFQKRLDELTPEELAKIQAEIEQEKQTQINS; from the coding sequence ATGCGACGTATTGACGCTATTGGAATTGGCATTGGCATTTTCATTGTCGGTGGTTTGGCATATCTAGGATTCCAGCTATTCGGCTTAGATGGTCAACAAGCTGGTATTTGGAGCCAAGTTTTACTAGTCATTGGTTTGATTGGCTGGTTAGCCACCTATGTCTTGCGTGCGGTGGGAAAAAATTTGACCTACCATCAACAACGGGAAGACTATGAAGAAGCTTTCTTCCAAAAACGGCTAGACGAATTAACTCCTGAAGAATTAGCCAAGATTCAAGCTGAGATTGAACAAGAGAAACAAACTCAGATTAATTCGTAA
- a CDS encoding fumarylacetoacetate hydrolase family protein: MAQRYVRVQNREGKIYYGLLQLSFNVQVLDAPPWLHGQPTDLILEPDYYQILAPCAPSKIVAVGKNYADHAAEMGTPVPSEPLIFLKPPTTIIASETEIKYPLQSQRVDYEGELALIIGDRTCNCTPEEAQTKIWGYTIANDVTARDLQRKDGQWTRAKGFDTFCPLGPWIVRELSPGARLQTFLNDDANPVQSAGIDQMVFAPDFLVSYISQVMTLLPGDVILTGTPEGVGALQQGDRIRVEIEGIGRLENTVAAR; this comes from the coding sequence ATGGCGCAGCGCTACGTGCGAGTTCAAAATCGGGAAGGTAAGATTTACTATGGGTTACTACAACTGTCTTTCAATGTGCAGGTTCTAGATGCTCCACCGTGGCTGCATGGACAACCCACAGACTTAATTTTAGAACCAGATTATTATCAAATTTTGGCTCCCTGCGCTCCTTCTAAAATTGTCGCAGTCGGCAAAAATTATGCAGACCATGCAGCCGAAATGGGAACGCCAGTTCCTAGTGAACCACTGATTTTTCTGAAGCCACCAACAACGATTATTGCCTCGGAAACAGAGATTAAATATCCTCTCCAGTCACAACGAGTGGATTATGAAGGAGAATTAGCGTTGATTATTGGCGATCGCACTTGTAACTGTACACCAGAGGAAGCCCAAACTAAAATTTGGGGATATACCATTGCTAATGATGTCACAGCGCGGGATTTACAGCGAAAAGATGGGCAGTGGACAAGAGCGAAAGGTTTTGATACTTTCTGCCCATTGGGGCCTTGGATTGTCCGAGAATTGAGTCCAGGGGCAAGATTACAGACCTTTCTCAATGATGATGCTAATCCCGTACAATCGGCGGGAATTGATCAAATGGTATTTGCCCCTGATTTTTTGGTGTCATATATCAGTCAGGTGATGACATTGCTTCCGGGTGATGTGATTTTAACGGGTACGCCAGAGGGTGTAGGAGCTTTGCAACAAGGCGATCGCATCCGTGTGGAAATTGAAGGCATTGGTCGCCTAGAAAACACCGTAGCAGCCCGTTAG
- a CDS encoding Npun_F5560 family protein, giving the protein MIQTDTPNIQSLSTEVSQLRQELQLRDQLVQQLSQELFRLVKGNTNFMPQRLESEYDLSQLQALREQLQAVEQQVTFYQEQITSRDTEIYQLRQSVQELTDRSRMLEQVVQELPQIYRRKFEERMAPVREKVAVLQRENRQLQAELQSVSYRLALKTRTSSHSGIDLPNFPRPTSGQANIPSVHNA; this is encoded by the coding sequence GTGATCCAAACTGACACACCCAACATCCAATCTCTATCGACAGAAGTATCGCAGCTGCGTCAAGAACTACAGCTTCGAGATCAACTAGTACAACAGCTATCTCAAGAACTATTTAGGCTAGTCAAGGGCAATACTAATTTTATGCCCCAACGCTTGGAGTCTGAGTATGATTTAAGCCAGTTACAAGCATTGCGAGAGCAATTACAAGCTGTTGAACAACAAGTAACATTTTATCAAGAGCAAATCACATCTCGTGACACTGAAATTTACCAACTGCGTCAGTCTGTACAAGAACTTACAGACCGTAGTCGGATGTTGGAGCAAGTAGTGCAGGAACTACCCCAAATTTACCGTCGTAAGTTTGAAGAACGTATGGCTCCCGTTAGAGAAAAAGTCGCCGTTCTACAACGAGAAAACCGTCAGTTGCAAGCAGAACTCCAAAGTGTGAGTTATCGTCTAGCACTCAAAACCCGTACCTCTAGCCACAGTGGTATTGATTTGCCTAACTTCCCCCGTCCAACATCGGGACAAGCTAATATTCCTAGCGTGCATAACGCGTGA
- a CDS encoding competence/damage-inducible protein A gives MSAEIICVGTELLLGDILNGNAQYLAQQLAQLGIPHYHQTVVGDNPDRIKQVIKIAISRANILIFTGGLGPTPDDLTCETIADFFGSPLVESPAIIEDITQKFAQRGRVMTPSNRKQALIPQGADILPNPTGTAPGIIWEPRPNMTIFTFPGVPSEMHRMWEETAVPFLKSQGWGQEIIYSRSLKFWGIGESALAEKVTAYLNLPNPTVAPYAGKGEVRLRVSAKAPSEAAAEALIAPVEKQIKDIAGLDFYGVNNDSLASVVGELLRSSGETLSVAESCTGGLLGQMLTEISGSSDYFWGGVISYDNSVKAGLLGVNSEDLEKLGAVSDTVAEQMAMGVKTRLSTTWGLSITGIAGPDGGTETKPVGLVYIGLAGPGDEVSSFKYNFGTMRVGLRPTVGDRSFIRHLSACTALDLLRRRLLTR, from the coding sequence ATGAGTGCAGAAATTATTTGTGTTGGGACTGAACTGCTTTTAGGAGATATCCTCAACGGAAATGCTCAATATCTAGCGCAGCAACTAGCCCAGTTGGGTATTCCTCATTACCATCAAACAGTAGTTGGGGATAACCCAGACCGAATTAAGCAAGTTATAAAAATTGCTATCTCCAGAGCTAATATTTTGATTTTTACAGGTGGTCTAGGCCCTACACCAGACGACTTGACTTGTGAAACCATTGCTGATTTTTTCGGTTCGCCTTTGGTAGAAAGTCCGGCAATTATCGAAGATATTACGCAAAAATTTGCTCAACGTGGTCGGGTGATGACACCAAGTAACCGCAAACAAGCTTTGATTCCTCAAGGCGCAGACATATTACCGAATCCCACGGGTACAGCCCCTGGTATCATCTGGGAACCTCGTCCTAATATGACAATTTTTACCTTTCCTGGTGTACCTAGTGAAATGCACCGGATGTGGGAAGAAACAGCAGTACCATTTCTCAAAAGTCAAGGCTGGGGTCAAGAGATTATTTATAGTCGCAGTCTCAAGTTTTGGGGAATTGGGGAATCTGCATTAGCAGAAAAAGTGACAGCTTATTTAAACTTACCTAACCCTACGGTAGCGCCCTACGCCGGGAAGGGAGAAGTAAGGCTACGTGTTTCAGCAAAAGCTCCTTCAGAAGCAGCCGCAGAGGCTTTGATTGCACCAGTAGAGAAGCAAATTAAAGACATTGCTGGCTTAGATTTTTATGGTGTCAATAATGACAGTTTGGCCTCCGTCGTCGGTGAGTTGTTGCGGAGTTCAGGGGAAACCTTGTCGGTAGCAGAATCCTGTACTGGTGGTTTGTTAGGACAAATGTTGACGGAGATTTCCGGTAGTTCTGATTACTTTTGGGGTGGGGTAATTTCTTACGACAACTCGGTGAAGGCGGGGTTGTTAGGAGTGAACTCAGAAGATTTAGAAAAATTGGGTGCAGTCAGCGATACCGTAGCCGAACAAATGGCTATGGGTGTAAAAACCCGCTTATCAACAACTTGGGGATTGAGTATTACGGGGATTGCTGGCCCAGACGGAGGGACAGAGACTAAGCCTGTGGGTTTGGTTTATATCGGGTTAGCCGGGCCAGGGGATGAAGTAAGCAGCTTTAAATATAATTTTGGTACAATGCGCGTTGGGCTACGCCCCACCGTAGGTGATCGCTCTTTTATTCGTCATTTAAGTGCTTGTACAGCGCTGGATTTACTACGGCGGCGCTTGTTGACAAGGTAA